From the genome of Sinanaerobacter sp. ZZT-01:
GCCGTCAGACCCAAGGGCTTGATAACAGTTAAGCCCCTTTTTGTTTACTCCTTGGTGTTTTGAATAAGGCGCATGAGGATTGCCGCAACTTGCGCACGGGTAGCATCGCCGTGAGGCATCAGTTTATTGTTGCTACCCTTTATTAGCCCGACATTAACTGCCCAGCTGAGCGAGGTCTGCGCATAGACAGAAACACCGTCATAGTCTGCGAATTCCCGAATAGCCATGCCGCCCTGTGTGGTGTCATACTTTTTATAAGCAGCATAGCGATAGAGTATCGCCGCCAGCTGTTCGCGGCTGATGGAGTTTGTAGGGCTAGACCCGTCAGAAATACCATTTTCCATTGCCCAATGACGAGCATCGTCCATATCGGTTGGCATCCTGCCATCCATTCGTGCAAGCACCATCCAAATCATCTGGCGAGTCATAGCCGTGTTGGGACTGAACGTGGTAGCAGAAGTACCTGAGAATAGGCCGTTGTCGTAGGCGTAAGCCACGCTTCCATAGCTCCATGTATTTTGGTCTACGTCCGCAAACGGGAAGCTTACAATCAGATACTGAGACAAGTGGTCAGTTGTAAATTCTACCGTTCCATCGTTGTACGTACCACTCTTCGGCTCAATTGTGCCATCGTCATTGATGAACCAGACTGTGATGCTGTCTGCGTTTTCGCCGGATTTCAGCATGTACGGTACAGAAACATGAATCTTGCCATTATGAAACGTGCTGGTCTTGGTGCCATTCACATAGATGTTTACGTCAACGACAACCGCCGTATTTGTCTGCTTGCCAAGTGCCTCTTTCTGCGTATCGCTGAGCTTTGTATGATCCACAGCCTCAACGGAAATCTTTACGTCACCCTTGTCTTTGATGGCATTAAGCGCAGTTTTATCAAGGGTCACAGTACCGTTTGAAAGCACAACTTCAAGACTTGCGGAGGTAGATGCGTTATCCACTGCCGAAACAAGCTTAGATGGGATAACTATGGCATTAACATCGAGAGCGGATACATTGATTTTCATTGTGCCGGTGTTCTTAGCTGCGGAAGCAATCATTGAAAGCTGCGTGTCCGTGACAGAAATTGTTGCCGTGCTGTTAGAGACAGTGGCAGACACACTAACCGTTCCGAAATCACTTGAAACCAGAGCAGTGGAAGCACTGGCAGAAGATCCGCCCGACGAACCGCCGGAAGACGATTTGCTTACAGTCAACACTCCGTTATGATATATAATTTTTTCATTGTAGTTGTCACCTTCCGGTACAGCTGCGTCGCTGACAGCTATTGTGTAAGTATTACTTTTCCCCATATCTGAATCACAGGTAAGGTTTGGGAGCTTTTTTAATTCTTCGTTTGGTGCAAGACCAGACACGGTATAAGTTAAAGTTGGTTTTGTATCGTTTATATATGCAGTTTTGTTATCAGCAGTGATGTTGATGGTAGCCTTACTGATGGTAAAGTTCACTACTCCAATACCCATGTAAGCTGGGTCGTTGTCGTCCACCGAAATAATCAACCTATAGTTACCTGCATTCTTAGGAGCCGCAGATAAAGTTTGTCCACTGGCTGTTTGCCAAGTACAAGTATAGGCAGAAGGAGTTGTTACCATATTACCTGAGGTGGAAACAGGTGTACCAGAATAACTGATTTCATTACCGTCATAAGATTTATCTGTTACAGTTACACCTGAAATAGTTACAGGGACTTTGTCAGTATAATCTACATTCACAGTGATAGTACTGTTCTCATAGTTATCCATACCCGTAACATCGATGGTTACGGCATCAGAGGTATAGTCCTGCATTTTATTTACTACAAGAACGAGCGTATTTCCCTCCATAGTTGCACTGCTTAGGGAGTTATAGCTGTTACTGGTAACCGTAAATACAGGCGTACCGCCAGGAGTCAGCGGATAACCACTGGTTTGAGTCAAGTCAAGACGTAGGGTGTAGTTATCTTGATTCTTTACCATTGTTGCAGGGCTGTTCAAGGTAAATGCGTCAGCTTTCAAGATTTCTACTGTTGTGGAGATTTCTTCAACCGGCTGATTTAGAGTATAGTTGCCTGCCATGACACCTGCCAGTGTCATGTTGCCAATGTTAATTGCATTGTAAGTCCCTGCGTCAGAGCCATTAAGGGTTCCTGTCAATCCATTGGTGTCTACATAGACCTCATCAGAATTTATAATGCCATTTAGTTTGGCATTTGTGATAGCCACTGTATTTTCGCCATCATACTTTTTATTCGAACCGGTGACCTCGGAGAGAGTTAGTTCTTTCGGTAGGATAGTCGGTTTCAGCTTGCGCGTTAATTGACCGTAGCTGTCAGGATTTTCAGAAGGTATAAACACGACAGTGTATTCTGTTGTATCATTTACAGTTGGATAAATAGCGTCTGGATTGTTGATTTTGTCATCCAATACCCAGCTTCCCGCTATGCCAGATGTCCCAGAATCAATAGTAAGGTTGCTTAAGGGAGTTCCATAAACTGCACTGTTAAAACTTGGCTCGCCAGCAGTAGGCAGTGTTTTTTCAGTGGTAAAGCTTAAAGCCTGTGTAGTCACATTGCCTGCCTTATCCTTGACCGTTGCGGTAAAGTCGTATTGTGTATTAGGAAACAGATTTGAAATGCTAAATACACCGTTGTCACCACCGGTGATTGTAGGTTCACTGCCGCCGCTGGTTTTAGACAGTTCATAGCTGGCTATGTCAGAACCGTCGTCATTGGCATTTACGGTAACGATTGCTGCATTGTCAGTT
Proteins encoded in this window:
- a CDS encoding YDG domain-containing protein, coding for MSVPLYSATKDIFLTINGENISSVTFNGITAAKKDNSYTLRIPKETYGETHINTSASSSLKFNTDTTEKQSVALTFNNDSNTLGNSQKLTYGDNLCELLKVTYDGQPVNEEGVFSWNLLQGSAQHIDASGMAFAGNNVKERYKVTFSSSSYYGEAELSLDNCNIDKRALTMTLGGELVKQYDGANDLVIHDPSNVTCAFDGYLSKDADIFENIKTLNQVRLPNDNMLGTFSSPDAGTGINVVINNYGFYVLERDVYPVLKNYYIQDGSSGNIGTIRPKKLTQVNGLSILPRAYEAGNTKVQLIAENLTLSESEILERDKGKVGVALKSSINPKEFERGEDNVGTASVPIYFQANLELTGENSKNYIFTETFNYALVKSLVYTETYSPKLLFYLPDDSSNQFENYTATYTGEAIEPYIVTADNRYYMPRIREFCDIEYSNNIEPGTATVTIRNKDQRYPENGNLVFFTTTSVSFTIQQLETTEAAVLADTNKGNDNWYIGDVTVNAPNGFQISKEIGQNANWQNFLVVTADMNGSYTYYLKKTADGSVTASKTIEIKRDSTAPTISAINNSNITDNAAIVTVNANDDGSDIASYELSKTSGGSEPTITGGDNGVFSISNLFPNTQYDFTATVKDKAGNVTTQALSFTTEKTLPTAGEPSFNSAVYGTPLSNLTIDSGTSGIAGSWVLDDKINNPDAIYPTVNDTTEYTVVFIPSENPDSYGQLTRKLKPTILPKELTLSEVTGSNKKYDGENTVAITNAKLNGIINSDEVYVDTNGLTGTLNGSDAGTYNAINIGNMTLAGVMAGNYTLNQPVEEISTTVEILKADAFTLNSPATMVKNQDNYTLRLDLTQTSGYPLTPGGTPVFTVTSNSYNSLSSATMEGNTLVLVVNKMQDYTSDAVTIDVTGMDNYENSTITVNVDYTDKVPVTISGVTVTDKSYDGNEISYSGTPVSTSGNMVTTPSAYTCTWQTASGQTLSAAPKNAGNYRLIISVDDNDPAYMGIGVVNFTISKATINITADNKTAYINDTKPTLTYTVSGLAPNEELKKLPNLTCDSDMGKSNTYTIAVSDAAVPEGDNYNEKIIYHNGVLTVSKSSSGGSSGGSSASASTALVSSDFGTVSVSATVSNSTATISVTDTQLSMIASAAKNTGTMKINVSALDVNAIVIPSKLVSAVDNASTSASLEVVLSNGTVTLDKTALNAIKDKGDVKISVEAVDHTKLSDTQKEALGKQTNTAVVVDVNIYVNGTKTSTFHNGKIHVSVPYMLKSGENADSITVWFINDDGTIEPKSGTYNDGTVEFTTDHLSQYLIVSFPFADVDQNTWSYGSVAYAYDNGLFSGTSATTFSPNTAMTRQMIWMVLARMDGRMPTDMDDARHWAMENGISDGSSPTNSISREQLAAILYRYAAYKKYDTTQGGMAIREFADYDGVSVYAQTSLSWAVNVGLIKGSNNKLMPHGDATRAQVAAILMRLIQNTKE